Proteins from one Plodia interpunctella isolate USDA-ARS_2022_Savannah chromosome 3, ilPloInte3.2, whole genome shotgun sequence genomic window:
- the LOC128683539 gene encoding 7SK snRNA methylphosphate capping enzyme bin3-like codes for MGSPEENQVTCETNSELEIADNEIGGEISENEVVDTTASSVNVSNCQSASEANTSKEDSITGSTKKTKKKSRHGKKGHLPAKDTSDRSTVRRIHYTATKFKQGRKRAQSIPTISKFFLPHKRPRKEVFIPPTKFLLGGNISDPLNLNSLQDEDINRAMNAVTPESSPLPTPPRHKAKIDVIIPPNIRDPLNLMEPLDNEEYEKRLEMQQRKPRKKARLRRRTTDNSYPSPIKEVAEVKVEGIKEPLPPEPSTSAATSKSRKRSCSDSDNSSQKGKDGKKIRRMDSLDKIVSPVVPQPGAWMRARPQTRTQPPERPASPHRTKLKSLSEEEKKLPTFHPKNSRYQYGNYDRYYGYRNLNAMMDVRLQVFEMHRHLFHNKDVLDIGCNVGHISIAVARTLGARSVVGIDIDPVLIGRARKNLQSFIKVPTDQPKEDESREDKKSVNCDKCKDEKCEDCATDQKQDKEDPKKIMGKKLKKRKNRKSVHRQDPGQCFFPMSMSMLYGPLGNSAAESTSLTFPHNVTFKHGNYVPREDVALGSESPMFDLILCLSTTKWLHLNWGDAGLKRAFRRMFADLRPGGKLVVEAQNWASYKKKKRLTPTIYENFNSIELFPNKFREYLLSPEVGFSKCCILGVPQHASKGFRRPVQLYIKGDFTPSKARWSDAYAPSSLRWPEAPAPRRTVYAPAAAAARPSDDAPERGAATPYSPNLDCCADDSPFYNPRSDSYAPSYQPPRPTVYATLPSPLGSASPAASPARRPDD; via the exons ATGGGTAGCCCTGAAGAAAATCAAGTTACCTGTGAAACTAACAGTGAATTAGAAATCGCAGATAATGAAATTGGCGGTGAAATATCGGAAAACGAGGTGGTTGATACTACCGCTTCCTCAGTGAATGTGTCCAATTGCCAATCTGCCTCTGAAGCCAATACATCAAAAGAAGATTCTATTACCGGATCTACGAAAAAGACCAAGAAAAAATCGCGTCATGGCAAAAAGGGGCATTTACCTGCCAAAGATACCAGCGATAGGAGTACCGTACGTAGGATCCATTACACAGCTACAAAATTTAAGCAGGGCAGGAAAAGAGCTCAGAGTATTCCTACAATTTCTAAGTTCTTTCTTCCACATAAAAGACCTCGTAAGGAGGTATTTATACCCCCCACAAAGTTTCTTCTTGGAGGGAATATCTCAGACCCTTTAAATCTGAATAGCTTACAAGATGAAGATATAAATAGAGCTATGAATGCTGTTACACCAGAGTCATCACCATTGCCTACTCCTCCAAGGCATAAGGCAAAAATTGATGTTATTATTCCCCCGAATATAAGAGATCCATTAAATTTGATGGAGCCCTTAGACAATGAGGAGTATGAGAAGAGGCTAGAGATGCAGCAGAGAAAACCTCGTAAAAAGGCTAGACTAAGGCGACGCACAACAGACAATTCTTATCCGTCTCCAATAAAAGAGGTGGCTGAAGTAAAAGTAGAGGGAATCAAGGAGCCATTACCTCCTGAACCATCCACTTCAGCTGCAACATCAAAGTCACGAAAACGGTCATGCAGTGACAGTGACAATTCATCACAAAAAGGGAAAGATGGTAAAAAGATTCGTAGGATGGATTCCTTGGATAAGATTGTAAGTCCTGTAGTGCCACAACCGGGAGCTTGGATGCGAGCAAGGCCACAAACCCGCACGCAGCCTCCAGAGCGCCCTGCTTCTCCACATCGTACTAAGCTTAAAAGCTTGTCAGAAGAGGAAAAGAAGCTACCAACATTTCATCCCAAGAACTCACGATATCAGTATGGAAATTATGACag GTATTATGGTTACCGAAATTTAAATGCAATGATGGATGTCCGCCTTCAAGTTTTCGAGATGCATAGGCATCTGTTTCATAATAAGGATGTGCTGGACATTGGGTGCAATGTTGGCCACATCTCCATTGCTGTCGCAAGAACCCTAGGTGCTCGTTCTGTTGTTGGCATTGATATTGACCCAGTTTTAAttg GGCGAGCCAGGAAGAATCTTCAATCATTTATAAAGGTCCCAACCGACCAGCCAAAAGAAGATGAATCTAGGGAGgataaaaaatctgtaaattGTGATAAATGTAAGGACGAAAAATGCGAGGATTGTGCAACAGATCAAAAGCAAGATAAGGAAGATCCTAAGAAAATAATGGGGAAAAAGCTAAAAAAGAGAAAGAACAGGAAATCTGTACATAGGCAAGATCCTGGGCAGTGTTTCTTCCCTATGTCCATGTCCATGCTGTATGGACCCCTCGGCAACTCGGCTGCTGAATCAACGTCGCTTACATTCCCACACAATGTTACGTTTAAACAT ggCAACTACGTGCCGCGCGAGGATGTGGCGCTGGGGTCGGAGAGTCCGATGTTCGACCTGATCCTGTGCCTGTCCACCACCAAGTGGCTGCATCTCAACTGGGGCGACGCGGGCCTCAAGCGTGCCTTTCGCCGCATGTTCGCGGATCTGCGGCCCGGAGGTAAACTCGTCGTCGAGGCCCAGAACTGGGCCAGctataagaagaagaagcgtTTGACG CCAACCATCTACGAGAACTTCAACTCGATCGAGCTGTTCCCGAACAAGTTCCGCGAATACCTGCTGTCGCCGGAGGTGGGGTTCAGCAAGTGCTGCATCCTGGGCGTGCCGCAGCACGCCAGCAAGGGGTTCCGGCGGCCCGTGCAGCTGTACATCAAGGGGGACTTCACGCCCAGCAAGGCGCGCTGGTCGGACGCGTACGCGCCGTCGTCGCTGCGCTGGCCCGAGGCGCCCGCGCCGCGGCGCACGGTGTACGCGCCCGCCGCGGCCGCCGCGCGCCCCAGCGACGACGCGCCCGAGCGCGGCGCCGCCACGCCCTACTCGCCCAACCTGGACTGCTGCGCCGACGACTCGCCCTTCTACAACCCACGCAGCGACTCGTACGCGCCCTCCTACCAGCCGCCGCGGCCCACGGTGTACGCCACGCTGCCCTCGCCGCTGGGCAGCGCCTCGCCCGCGGCCTCGCCCGCGCGCCGGCCCGACGACTGA